The Planococcus liqunii genome includes a region encoding these proteins:
- a CDS encoding RrF2 family transcriptional regulator, whose translation MKLTKGVEQAICIIVLLATQESSAPLASDEISKRLDVSPSYMKKITRKLVVQGIAMSVPGTNGGVSLAKPVEKITMLDVIEAMEGPIEMYPDSGLINRAFHDGQYAERGETILRKVFAQGDNLLVEYFSKVTAADLLKEGFGVENLPTLNWNRETLSDVLNKERDDEK comes from the coding sequence ATGAAATTAACTAAAGGTGTGGAACAAGCAATCTGCATTATTGTTTTGCTTGCGACCCAAGAAAGCAGCGCGCCGCTCGCATCAGACGAAATTAGCAAGCGGTTGGACGTATCGCCATCTTATATGAAAAAAATTACCAGGAAGCTAGTAGTGCAAGGAATAGCGATGTCCGTGCCGGGAACCAACGGCGGCGTGTCACTCGCGAAACCTGTGGAAAAAATCACGATGCTCGATGTGATTGAAGCGATGGAAGGGCCGATTGAAATGTATCCGGACAGCGGCCTGATCAATCGAGCTTTTCACGATGGCCAGTATGCCGAACGCGGCGAAACGATTTTACGCAAAGTTTTTGCTCAGGGCGACAACCTGCTCGTCGAGTATTTTTCAAAAGTGACGGCTGCTGATTTGCTGAAAGAAGGCTTTGGCGTGGAAAACCTCCCGACGCTCAACTGGAACCGGGAAACCTTAAGTGATGTATTGAATAAAGAACGGGATGATGAAAAGTGA